The Ignavibacteriales bacterium genome has a window encoding:
- a CDS encoding LytTR family DNA-binding domain-containing protein, with amino-acid sequence MKAHSKISFLIVDDEPLAREGLREILKSEKDFLNIGEAENGEEAVHKIVKRKPDIVFLDIQMPEMDGFQVLSAIPRKILPLVVFVTAYDEFAVKAFSTNALDYILKPMDMDRVRLSLHRVREIIQLKQSADYSEKAMEVLKSFQPQTKYAERITVRAKEKIYFVEVADIRRIEAAEDYIYVHTVHGKHIMRETMHGIEQLLDPSQFARVHRSHIVRIDFVKELQPMHHGDYIAILKDGVKLTISRKYKSIFQR; translated from the coding sequence ATGAAAGCTCACTCAAAAATATCCTTCCTTATCGTTGACGACGAACCACTGGCCCGTGAAGGGTTACGGGAGATACTGAAAAGTGAAAAGGACTTTTTAAATATCGGAGAAGCGGAAAATGGGGAAGAAGCTGTTCACAAAATAGTCAAACGAAAACCGGATATTGTCTTCCTTGACATTCAAATGCCGGAGATGGATGGGTTCCAAGTCCTCTCTGCAATTCCCCGTAAAATACTGCCGCTTGTCGTATTTGTCACCGCGTATGATGAATTTGCCGTCAAAGCGTTTTCAACGAACGCACTCGATTATATTTTAAAACCGATGGATATGGACAGAGTGCGATTATCCCTGCACCGCGTGCGGGAGATAATCCAGCTGAAGCAATCTGCGGATTATTCAGAAAAAGCGATGGAGGTGCTGAAATCGTTCCAACCGCAAACAAAATATGCAGAGCGGATTACGGTTCGCGCGAAAGAGAAAATCTACTTTGTGGAAGTGGCTGATATCCGCAGGATCGAAGCCGCTGAAGACTATATATATGTCCACACCGTGCATGGAAAACACATCATGCGTGAGACCATGCATGGTATCGAACAACTGCTCGATCCTTCTCAGTTTGCTCGTGTTCACCGTTCGCATATTGTCCGGATAGATTTTGTCAAAGAATTACAGCCAATGCATCATGGCGATTATATTGCGATACTCAAAGATGGAGTGAAGTTGACAATAAGTAGAAAATATAAAAGTATATTTCAACGATGA
- a CDS encoding histidine kinase: MRKFLFVAGIWFILGLIYSGQSFFYYLSIGQEFLWQKSLLHSFVFFVEWALLTVPVLRLAERFCIDSKNFFKNIIFHFFVGIAIGLCQQTIFVISINYIDGGFSFQHTLRQMLPSIVGFFEFGVLIYWSLVFIFHALSYYRNFQDEKKHATELHTQLIESQLQTLKMQLQPHFLFNTLNAISVLVKKKPALAQKMITRLSDLLRLTLERGLTNEVSLERELEFLSAYLSIEKVRFGERLKVKIHIDENILSALVPTFLLQPLAENSIRHGIASRSGDGWIEVKAEQQNGTLLIEVIDGGIQSRRAKKKHERSGVGLENIQQRLQKLYGAEFYFDFKENDTHGATVKMTIPLKIPVSSIPT, encoded by the coding sequence ATGCGTAAGTTTCTGTTCGTAGCTGGTATATGGTTCATCTTGGGATTGATTTACTCGGGTCAATCCTTTTTTTATTACTTAAGCATTGGGCAGGAGTTTCTTTGGCAGAAGTCGCTATTGCATTCTTTTGTGTTTTTCGTTGAATGGGCATTGCTGACAGTGCCAGTCCTTCGTTTGGCAGAACGTTTCTGTATCGATTCGAAAAATTTCTTCAAAAACATCATCTTCCATTTTTTCGTCGGTATTGCAATTGGGCTATGTCAACAGACAATTTTTGTCATTAGTATAAATTATATCGATGGCGGATTCAGCTTTCAACATACGTTGCGGCAAATGCTCCCCTCTATTGTTGGTTTTTTTGAATTTGGTGTGCTGATATACTGGTCTCTGGTGTTCATTTTTCATGCGTTGAGCTACTACCGCAATTTCCAGGATGAAAAGAAGCACGCAACTGAACTACACACGCAACTGATTGAATCGCAGTTGCAAACTTTAAAAATGCAGCTACAGCCTCATTTTCTATTTAACACACTCAACGCTATTTCCGTTTTAGTGAAAAAGAAACCGGCACTCGCTCAAAAGATGATTACTCGTCTGAGCGACCTGCTGCGATTGACATTGGAGCGGGGACTAACCAACGAAGTATCGCTCGAACGGGAATTGGAATTCCTCAGCGCTTATCTTTCAATCGAGAAGGTACGCTTTGGCGAACGTTTGAAAGTCAAAATCCATATTGACGAGAACATTCTCAGTGCTCTGGTTCCTACTTTCCTGTTGCAGCCGCTGGCGGAAAATTCCATCCGTCATGGCATCGCAAGCCGTTCTGGCGATGGGTGGATTGAAGTCAAGGCAGAACAACAGAACGGAACATTATTGATTGAAGTGATTGACGGCGGAATACAATCACGCCGGGCAAAGAAAAAACATGAACGGAGCGGTGTGGGTCTTGAAAATATACAACAGCGATTGCAAAAATTATATGGTGCAGAATTTTATTTTGATTTCAAGGAGAACGATACGCACGGTGCAACAGTGAAAATGACTATACCGCTGAAAATCCCTGTTTCTTCCATACCTACATGA
- a CDS encoding glutamine--tRNA ligase/YqeY domain fusion protein, which yields MKNTMTTNEKNDFIREIIDEDLKTNKFEGRVHTRFPPEPNGYLHIGHAKSIRLNYGIAEDYNGKFNLRFDDTNPEKEEQEYVDSIIEDVKWLGGDFEDRLFYASDYFDQMYQLAVALIKKGKAYVCDLSADEIRATRGTLTESGKESPYRNRTAEENLILFEQMRKGEIPDGTKTLRAKIDMASPNINLRDPIMYRIVHEGHHRQGNKWCVYPTYDWAHGIEDSIEGITHSICTLEFENHRPLYDWYINELGIYHPQQIEFARLNITYTVLSKRRLLQLVQEKHVSGWDDPRMPTIVGYRRRGYTSESIKVFCDKIGVSKKDSIIDVAMLEWSIREDLNKHAQRAMAVLNPVKVIITNYPEDKIEELPAVNNPEDESAGTRIVPFGRELFIEQDDFREVPPPKYFRLSPGTEVRLRYAYIIKCEKVIKDAQGNIVEIHCTYDPQTKSGLPTANRKVKATIHWVSVHDAVNAEVRLYDRLFNKENPDDVEEGKDFLSNLNPNSLQVLTHCKVEPMLGTAAPGDRFQFERTGYFCADVKDSRPGAPVFNRIVTLKDTWAKIVQQGKK from the coding sequence TTGAAAAATACTATGACGACGAACGAGAAAAACGATTTTATCCGCGAGATCATTGATGAAGATCTCAAGACCAATAAGTTTGAAGGGCGCGTGCATACGCGTTTCCCTCCCGAACCCAACGGCTATCTTCATATAGGTCACGCCAAATCCATTCGCTTGAATTATGGAATTGCCGAAGACTACAACGGCAAATTCAATCTCCGGTTTGACGACACCAATCCCGAGAAAGAAGAACAGGAATATGTCGACTCCATCATCGAAGATGTAAAATGGTTAGGCGGCGATTTTGAAGATCGCCTGTTCTACGCTTCGGATTATTTTGATCAAATGTACCAATTAGCTGTCGCACTCATCAAAAAAGGAAAAGCGTATGTTTGTGATCTTTCCGCCGATGAAATCCGCGCGACACGCGGAACGCTGACAGAATCCGGCAAAGAAAGTCCGTACCGGAATAGAACGGCAGAAGAAAACCTCATTTTATTTGAACAAATGCGTAAAGGAGAAATTCCGGATGGAACGAAAACCTTGCGCGCCAAGATTGATATGGCATCGCCGAATATCAATCTTCGTGATCCGATTATGTACAGGATTGTTCATGAAGGACATCACCGGCAGGGCAACAAGTGGTGTGTTTATCCGACGTATGATTGGGCGCATGGCATTGAAGATTCCATTGAAGGAATTACGCATTCCATCTGCACGCTCGAATTTGAAAATCATCGTCCGCTGTACGATTGGTATATTAATGAATTAGGTATCTATCATCCCCAGCAGATCGAATTTGCACGGCTCAATATTACTTATACCGTATTGAGCAAACGAAGGTTGCTTCAGCTTGTACAGGAAAAACATGTCTCCGGGTGGGACGATCCGCGCATGCCGACCATTGTGGGTTATCGTCGACGCGGTTACACATCAGAATCAATCAAAGTATTCTGCGATAAAATTGGTGTCTCTAAAAAAGACAGCATCATCGATGTGGCAATGTTAGAGTGGAGTATTCGCGAGGATTTGAATAAACACGCTCAACGTGCAATGGCTGTGTTGAACCCGGTTAAAGTGATTATCACCAATTATCCTGAAGATAAAATTGAAGAACTTCCAGCGGTCAATAATCCCGAAGACGAATCGGCAGGTACGCGAATAGTTCCATTCGGCAGGGAATTGTTCATCGAGCAAGATGATTTCCGCGAAGTACCGCCGCCAAAATATTTTCGGTTATCGCCGGGAACAGAAGTTCGGCTTCGGTATGCATATATCATCAAGTGCGAGAAAGTCATCAAGGATGCACAGGGAAATATTGTAGAAATTCATTGCACATACGATCCACAGACAAAAAGCGGTTTGCCGACTGCCAACCGAAAAGTGAAAGCAACCATTCACTGGGTTTCTGTCCATGATGCTGTCAATGCAGAAGTGCGATTGTACGACCGCCTTTTTAATAAAGAGAATCCTGATGATGTTGAAGAAGGGAAGGATTTTCTCTCCAATCTTAATCCGAATTCTTTACAGGTGCTCACTCATTGTAAAGTGGAACCCATGCTTGGCACAGCAGCACCGGGAGACCGATTCCAATTCGAAAGAACAGGATACTTTTGTGCAGACGTGAAAGACTCGAGACCGGGTGCACCGGTCTTTAACCGTATCGTCACACTGAAGGATACATGGGCGAAGATTGTGCAGCAGGGGAAGAAGTAG